In Lolium perenne isolate Kyuss_39 chromosome 5, Kyuss_2.0, whole genome shotgun sequence, the sequence CGTGCGCAACATGTCCTGGGCACCACCACGTGCAGATATACAATATATAATGTGACTACCCGTATTTCATTTCAGTTTATCTGAAAACTATACTCTGAGACAATTCCTGAAGATATTTTTAACTCTAATTAACCAAGTTTAAAACAGAGTGAAACAAATTATTTAAAAAAACACGAGGTTTAAGTAAGTTTCAAAATTATTTTTCAAAAATTATCAAAATATGTTCAATATTGGTATAATTTTGTAACTCAATTTACAAGGAACTCAAATATTCAAATGGTTCACAAAGTAAACTTTTGGTTCAGAAGCTACCGACATTTGATGTTTTGAAACAAGAGCTAACGACctatttgattcaaaggattctcataggaatcttgtactccGTAGGATTCTTACACATATAAATTTTCTATAGAGGCTATTTTATTTAAAGGACTGAATCCTCCAAAATTATGGATTCCTTTCCTATACTACAATCCCATAGgagaggttagacctcttggaaaaaaTTATGTGTCTATGACAACTATAACATGTACTCAATCTCTATAGAATTTTTTGCGCTTTTCTTGTGGTGTAATCAAACTACTAGTGCCATTAATTTTTGCGTTCCTATAGGATTTCACATTCCATGACAttctattcttgcatttatcctaTTCACGTGGTTTtagaatcctttgaatcaaacatGCCCTAATAGTGTGGCAGGAGAGGTAATCTAAATGATACCAAATCTATAAAATACTCCCTCAATCCCAAAATATAAGGTGCTCTTAAATTTCCCTGGTAAAAAACTTACATCTTTGACCACGATTTGTGTGTATAATATTTtcacaaaatttctatgaatatAAATAAAATGAAAGAGATTTGCAAGACAAATGTAACGATGCCATTTATACATTCGAAATCCATATAATTTGGTCTATATTAGTGGTCAAAGACCGTGGAAAAAAGTGTGTCTTATATtttaggatggagggagtaggaAGGAGGGAGAAGGTGATCCATGCACCGGATGTCTAGTGCATCAGTGCATGGAACAAACTCATTccccgagctacatgtagcttggTTTTTTGAACATTTTGAAAATATTATTTTATAGTCCCAGAAAATATCCTAGGTGTTGACAATGATGTGATCTACTAAGGTGTAAAATCTCAACTAGGACCACCTTGTATTTTAGGCCACACAAAAATTGATACAACCTGATCAATTAGGAGGTTTGACATTCTGCATTGTTCACTTATTTAGATAATCATTTTTGTATTTTTACTTGACCTAAAAACACAATATATTTTGTGCTGAAATTTTGCAAGTTGATAGGATGCATCATTTCCTACATCtaacatttgtttcaaaaaaattgaaactttAAAGGTTGTTTTCAAAATTCTCATAAAAAACGCTATGTGTAACTTGGTCTACAAAATGCCGCATTACCTGGCTATATCCATAAACACCAAATATGTGTGCTTTGCGTTGGAAAAAAGACACCGAagggcttgtttgatttgaaggaATTGCACTAGATTCTCACAGGATTGTATTCCTATGGATTTTTTTTTCCTATGACCGTCATTTTATTTGTAGGAATAGAACAATCCCTTAGCCTCTTCCAGTAGGAAAATTTCCTATGACTGTCATTTCCCCTCAAACTTGATTTTGAAAAAGCTTTTGATAAGGTGGATCATTCTTTCATTCTAGCAGTGCTGGAGGCAAAGGGTTTTGGTCAAACTTGGTGCACCTAGATTAAGTTACTGCTTGAACCGGCCACTTTCTCAGTCCTCCTTAATGGTATTAGTGGCTCCACTTTTTAGTGTAGGAGAGGGGTAAGGCAGGGAGATCCATTTTCACCACTACTTTTTGTTCTGGCTGCTGATGTCTTGCAGTCCCTTGTCAGTGAGGCAATGAGTAATGGTCTCCTCACCATGCCATTGGATCTGTGGTGCTCTCCCTCTTTTTCTATCCTTCAATATGCAGATGACACTCTTGTCATACTTCAGGTTGATGTGCATTTTCAGTGTAGGAGAGGGGTAAGGCAGGGAGATCCATTTGCACCACTACTTTTTGTTCTGGCTGCTGATGTCTTGCAGTCCCTTGTCAGTGAGGCAATGAGTAATGGTCTCCTCACCATGCCATTGGATCTGTGGTGCTCTCCCTCTTTTACTATCCTTCAATATGCAGATGACACTCTTGTCATACTTCAGGCTGATGTGCAGCAGCTTAGTCACCTCCAGTAGCTGCTTCAAGTTTTTGGTGATGCTTCTGGTCTACGAGTTAATTACTCAAAGTCTAACCTCATTTCAATCAATATTGATAAGGACAAAGTTACACTTTTTACGGATGCCCTGCATTGCCAGCGAGGGAGTTTGTCTTTCACTTATTTGGGGTTACCTTTAAGCACAACTAAGCCAAGGAAAGAATTCTTTCTTCCCTTAGTTCAAACTGTACAAAGAAGTCTTCCAGCTTGTGCTATGTAGCTCAATTATGGTAGCAAGCTTAGAATGGTTAATTCAATCCTTTCATCACTGCCCATGTTCTATCTTTGCTCCTTGAAGGTTTATCAATGGATAATAACTGAGGTGGATAAATATAGAAGACATTGTCTCTAGAGAGACAAGGATTTACAGAAGAAAAAAACCCTCCTCTGGCAGCATGGGATTTATTTTGCATAACAAAGGATTAAGGAGGTTTGGGCATTCTAAATCTTTCGGTCCAGGATGACTGCTTactaatgaaacatctacataaaTTCTTAAATAAGGATGATTTACCTTGGGTCAAGATTTCCTGGGAGCTATACTTTCTACCTCCCTACCTTCTGCTGGAAGAAGAGAGGTCCCATTTTGGTGGAGAGAATGCTTAAAGATGCTACCATCtttcaaggatgtggcccagtgtGATTTCATTCAATGAAATTCTATTTTACTATGGCGAGATAAATGGTCAGTTGTACCACTTAAGGAAACTTGGCCACATCATTATTCCTTTTGCAAGAATGAGGGCATTTCTATCAAGCAAGCACTACTTGTGCCAGAGGCTTTTGATATTTTTTATTTGCCTCTCGCTCCGAGGAAGCATTGGCACAGTTCCATCTCTTTCAAGCTTTACTACTGGATCTTGAGCTAGCTATTGGTACCGACATTTGGACAGTTTTTGGAAATTCTGTGACTACAAATGTGTCTTACGTGTATAGTTTTCTCATGGATTTCGGTGGCACAATACCTGCTTTGAAGTCGATGTAGCAGGGTTGATGTCAGCAGAATCAATCATAAGGTTTTCTTTTGTCTCTTGGTTCATAATCGCTTCAATACAAGATCAATGTTACAAAGGAAGATCTTTTTTCATGGATAATTATTCCTGCATTATATGTGGAGAAGATGAGTTGGAAACTAGAAACCGTCTCTGATTTCACTGCCCCTTTCTAAATTATGTTGGCAATATCTATGTCCATCTGGGACACCTCCTCAGCATGTTGATATTCATAACATGATAGAAAGTTTCAAACTTGCTTTGAAGGTACCTCTTTTCATAGAATTGATTATGCATGGGCTATCTAGGCGACCAGGAATGATTTTATCTTTAAGGGTATCACTCCCAATCTTTACATAAAGACTTCTAGAAAGTCTTATGGTGGTCTCAGAATCTAGATTGAGAGATTTAGATAACTGTAGcagatttcttttcttttctctcttttttaggCCTATGGTCTCTTAGCTAGCTCATTGTTGCTAACCTCTAGCAAATGCCTTTTGTACCTTATCACTTTTGAAAAACTATAAATCCACACAGTGGGGAAACCCACTGATTTGCCTAAAAAAAATCATACACGGAAGAAAACTCCCTTAGCTCCTTGGAATTCTTCATGTAATCCATCAAATAATCAATTGTAGCAATTTTCATAAGTGTTTTTTCATAGAATTAAATAAAAGGGTAGCCCATAGCAATCCTCTATTTTTACTATTTCTACAATTTTCCTATCCTATAAATCAAATAAGTACTAACTATCCTTGGATTTTGTTTTCGAATAGTCTTGGAAAACTTGGAAGTTCCCGATTGGTGGGTGCACAAAAGTGCACACGGAGCTCGATCTATGAAAAATGTTCTGCCTCGAGTTGACATGTAAATCACCACATGGTCATGATGATAGAGGAGGATAGTATAGGAGCAAGGTGTGCAGCACCTCTCGTTCAGAGCCAGCTAAAACTAGGGTAAGCAAGACAGACAGACCCTTTCAAACAAGAAATGCTGGATTAATGGAGAGCACCCTCCCCTGTCCTCAACCTCCGGCCATCCTTGGCTCTCCGTTCTGCTCCTCCATTCTCTCTCCACCTCTGCATGCCAACCCAGCCACGCGCGCGGACCACCAACAACTATTGACCACTACGACCGACGACGCCGATCGATCCCCCATTGCCCGCCCCCTCTCCCCCGCGCGCCCGGCGAGCAATGGACAGCCGGAGCCAGGCACCCCTCAAGTCCAGCAGCTTCTCCTCGGCCACCTCCAACAAGGCCACCCGGGAGGTCGACCGCAACCTCTCCCTCGGCGCCCTCCGGCATGGCGACCACGACCGGAGGGGCGCCCCCGCCGGCGCAGCCACCTGGGAGCAGATCAACGAGGAAggcgaggaagaggatgatgacgggagCGGCGAGCCGGGCCCGGGCGTGTCCGCCTTGTCGGGGGAGATCGATGCCTTCATCGCGGGGCACGACGCGGGCGTGAGCATCCCGGAGGCCACGCTCGAGaggttcgccgccgccgtcgagcagGAGATCGCGCAGTCCGAGAAGGCTCGGGATAAGTGGGCGGCCGACGGCAACGGCGAGTTGCTCCTCGCGGCCATCGCGCGCGTCGCAGCGCTCGCGTCCGTGCTCGCCAAGAACACGGAGGCCAGCGCCAAGTACGCCTCTGGCGCGCACCGGGTCACCGCCGTGCTGCACCATGCCATGTCGTTCCTCGAGGACGAGTTCCACGCGCTGCTCGAGCCCAAGGCGGCCGACACCTGCAAGCTGGCAAGACGGCCAGCGTCCTTCGAGCAGGGAGGGCACGAGGCCGACCGGTGCGTCCTCCGGCCGCCGGACAACGCCGCCCACTCCGCCCATGCAGAATCCACGCAGACGTACCCGCCGGAGACCGTGGACCGGCTGCGGTCCATCGCTGACACCATGGTGGGCGCCGGGTACGTGACGGAGTGCACGCAGATGTTCCTGGTGGCGCGCCGGAACGCGTTCGACGCGTCGCTGCGGGCGCTCGGGTACGACAAGGCcagcatcgacgacgtggtgcggATGACGTGGGAGGCGCTGGAGACGGAGATCGCGACGTGGATCAAGGCGTTCCGGCACACCATCAGAAAGGGCTTCACCACCGAGCACGATCTCTGCGCCCACGTCTTCACCGGCCGCCACGCCAGCGTTGGCAGGGCCATCTTCGCAGACCTGGCCCGCTGCGTCATGCTCAACCTGCTCAACTTCACGGAGGCCGTGGCCATGACCAAGCGCTCCGCCGAGAAGCTCTTCAAGGTGCTCGACATGTACGAGTCCATCCGCGACGCGTCCCCCGTCATCGACGCCTTCCTCTCGGTCTCCGCCAACGACGAGCCCGCCGCCGGCTGCAACAGCGACGCCCTCACCGACCTCAAAGCCGAGATCGCCGCCGCGCGCTCCCGGATCGGCGAGTCGGCGGCCAGCATCTTCTGCGAGCTGGAGAGCTCCATCCGCGCCGACGCCGGCAAGCAGCCCGTCCCGGGCGGAGCCGTGCACCCGCTCACACGCTACGTCATGAACTACCTCAAGTACACGTGCGAGTACAACAGCACGCTGGAGCAGGTGTTCCGGGAGCACCGCCGCCGGGACGACGGCGGCGACAACCCGTTCGCGGCGCAGCTGACGGACGTGATGGAGCTCCTGAACACGAACCTAGAAGGGAAGTCGCGGCTGTACAAGGACCCTGCCCTGAGCAACATCTTCCTTATGAACAACGGGCGGTACATGCTGCAGAAGATCAGGGGATCGCCGGAGACGAACGCCATGCTGGGCGAGACCTGGGCGAGAAAGCAGTCCACCAACCTGAGGCAGTACCACAAGAACTACCAGAGGGAGACGTGGAACCGCGTGCTGACGCTGCTCCGCGACGACGGCGTGCTCACCGTGAAGGGCCACGTGCAGAAGCCGCAGGTCAAGGATAGGTTCAAGCAGTTCAACTCCGCCATGGACGAGATCCACAAGACGCAGGGCGCGTGGGTGGTGAGCGACGAGCAGCTGCAGTCTGAGTTGCGGGTGTCCATCGCCGCCGTGGTGGTGCCGGCGTACCGGTCGTTCCTGGGACGGTTCGCGCAGACGTTCAGCGCCGGCAGGCAGACGGAGAAGTACATAAAGCTCAGCGGAGAGGACGTGGAGGGGATCATCGACGAGCTCTTCGATGGCAACCCGTCATCCATGACTAGGAGGAGGTAGAAATTAAGCACAGGAAAGCAACCAACAACAATGGCGCCGGCCGGGATACATGCATGCATGCGGTGCACCAACACAAGACATGGATCGGTTATTAAAACAGCGGGAGGGGAGAGCATTTGACCGAGCTCATTCTTGGTTTAAGAAATGTATGTACTATTATTAATCGTTATTCGTTTTGATCTTGTATTTTGCTGGTTAAGAAATGAATGGGGTTTTACTCTGATTCGGTCGGATAGGTAATGTATTTCGGAATTGCTAAGTTTCAGTTAGCTGAGACGTCTTATTTCTCAGTCCTGTTTGATTTTGTTTCTGCTTGAAGATTCGTGTTTACTATTCTTTACACTTTCTCTAGGCCCGCATGCATTAATACACACTGATGTAATTCGACTGAGATATAAGTTAAGTCTCAATTACATTTCTCAGAGCAGATAGATATGTACTGTATCCACTAATCCATGCACTGAATGCCTCATCACACTACATCCAAATCTGTCATCTCACTTGCTAATCAAGTCaatttgcataataaatgttgggttttaaatttaaattagcttaaatttaaactaaacccttGACACTTATTATAAATCAGAGAGAGCAGTACTATTACAGCTGATAGATGCTGAAATTTTTGGACTATTCCCGCGAAATATCAGAAAAATTCACCAGAAATTATGCATCTCGAAGAAGTATGCTTTCAGTAGGGAGTCTTGGTGTACACCTTGACATCCCTCCACCGCGACTCCATGTAATGCGAGGGGTCCGTCTGCGTGTACACCCCGAACTTGAAGTAGTGCCGGTGGCCGCCGTAGCCGGGCACGGTCAGCCTCTGCTGGCCGTCGACGAACACGGTGAGCGCCGACGCCTCGACGTCGTGGACGACGTTGAGCCTGAACCACCGGTCGTAGATGTCGCCGTCGACCACCTTCGTCTCGTCGCGGTAGTACACGAGCCGGCCGCCGTAGACGTGCAGCATCAGCGTCGTGTTGCGCGGCGGTCCGGCCGCGCCGAACACCTGCATCACGGACACCCCCGTCGTGCCGGCCGGCACGTACCCGTACCCCTCGAACTGCCACACCCCGGAGCTGTACGTCCTCTGCTCCAGCCCGGCATGGAAGAAGAGAAGATTAACAAGATCCAATGGTAACATGTCTCAAATATTCCCAAGAAGGTAGGATTAACTAGTAAATGAACTGGGGAAATTGAGTTGGTTTACGTTGAGGAGGATCTCGGCGCGCGGCTTGTTGGGGCTGCCAGCGCTGAAGGGCTTGTCGTCGCAGTAGACCCAGAGCCGCCGCACGCCGTCGCGGAGCTCGTACCGCTGCTCCGGCGGCAGGTCGTACGGCTTGTGGAGCTTGAACCGGTCCTCCGAGACCTCGACGGCGGTGAAGCCGGTGGTCGGGTCGGCGCCGGCGGCCTGGCAGCACAGCGTCCAGAGCGTGACGAGAAGATTAAAAAGCCATGGCACGAGGCGCTTGGCCATGGTTCGCTAGCTAGCCCCGATATTGTCACGTCTTCTGATCGACTGTTTGGTTCTGTATATAGTAGTACCATGCCGGCATCGACAACAGTTCAGTTAACAGAAAACCAGGGCAGCCTGCAGCGGAGGCGATCTGTGCAGGCTCGTTTGTCAGTTTGCAAGCTGCTCTGCCTGAACAAATTTTGCCCTTCTTCATGTACAGAGTGagtaaattccaaaaaaaaaacttcGCACTACAGCGACAACACAAAGCGTCCCCAAAGGGATTTagagcgcgccggaccaaaaaaccgttccagccgcgtccccaaagcctatttttgtccggcgcgcccccatacggtgtccggcgtcccgagcccgtccccgtcccacaggggacgctccggggatgatacgtctccgacgtatcgataatttcttgtgttccatgccacattattgataatatctacatgttttatgcacactttatgtcatattcgtgcattttctggaactaacctattaacaagatgtcgaagagccagttgctgttttctgctgtttttggtttcagaaatcctagtaacgaaatattctcgaaattggacgaaatcaacgcccagggtcctattttgccacgaaacttccagaagatcgaaggagagtcgaagtggggccacgaggtggccaaaccacagggcggcgcggcctggcccttggccgcgccgacctgtggtgtggggccctcgtgtggccccctgacctgcccttccgcctacttaaagcctccgtcgcgaaacccccgcacgagagccacgatacggaaaaccttccagagacgccgccgccgccaatcccatctcgggggattcaggagatcgcctccggcaccctgccggagaggggattcatctcccggaggactctacgccgccatggtcgcctccggagtgatgagtgagtagtctacccctggactatgggtccatagcagtagctagatggttgtcttctccccattgtgcttaattgtcgggtcttgtgagctgcctaacatgatcaagatcatctatctgtaattctatatgttgcgtttgttgggatccgatgaatagagaatactatgttatgttgattatcaatttatatctatgtgttgtttatgatcttgtatgctctccgttactagtagatgctctggccaagtagatgcttgtaactccaagagggagtatttatgctcgatagtgggttcatgtctccgtgaatctgggggagtgacagaaacctctaagattatggatgtgttgttgccactagggataaaatattggtgctatgttcgaggatgtagttactgattacattacgcgcaatacttaatgcaattgtctgttgttagcaacttaatactggagggggttcgg encodes:
- the LOC127299729 gene encoding exocyst complex component EXO70C1, whose amino-acid sequence is MDSRSQAPLKSSSFSSATSNKATREVDRNLSLGALRHGDHDRRGAPAGAATWEQINEEGEEEDDDGSGEPGPGVSALSGEIDAFIAGHDAGVSIPEATLERFAAAVEQEIAQSEKARDKWAADGNGELLLAAIARVAALASVLAKNTEASAKYASGAHRVTAVLHHAMSFLEDEFHALLEPKAADTCKLARRPASFEQGGHEADRCVLRPPDNAAHSAHAESTQTYPPETVDRLRSIADTMVGAGYVTECTQMFLVARRNAFDASLRALGYDKASIDDVVRMTWEALETEIATWIKAFRHTIRKGFTTEHDLCAHVFTGRHASVGRAIFADLARCVMLNLLNFTEAVAMTKRSAEKLFKVLDMYESIRDASPVIDAFLSVSANDEPAAGCNSDALTDLKAEIAAARSRIGESAASIFCELESSIRADAGKQPVPGGAVHPLTRYVMNYLKYTCEYNSTLEQVFREHRRRDDGGDNPFAAQLTDVMELLNTNLEGKSRLYKDPALSNIFLMNNGRYMLQKIRGSPETNAMLGETWARKQSTNLRQYHKNYQRETWNRVLTLLRDDGVLTVKGHVQKPQVKDRFKQFNSAMDEIHKTQGAWVVSDEQLQSELRVSIAAVVVPAYRSFLGRFAQTFSAGRQTEKYIKLSGEDVEGIIDELFDGNPSSMTRRR
- the LOC127304779 gene encoding citrate-binding protein-like, which codes for MAKRLVPWLFNLLVTLWTLCCQAAGADPTTGFTAVEVSEDRFKLHKPYDLPPEQRYELRDGVRRLWVYCDDKPFSAGSPNKPRAEILLNRTYSSGVWQFEGYGYVPAGTTGVSVMQVFGAAGPPRNTTLMLHVYGGRLVYYRDETKVVDGDIYDRWFRLNVVHDVEASALTVFVDGQQRLTVPGYGGHRHYFKFGVYTQTDPSHYMESRWRDVKVYTKTPY